A window of the Polaribacter batillariae genome harbors these coding sequences:
- the amaB gene encoding L-piperidine-6-carboxylate dehydrogenase: MTDFGIAKALQELGVKDINNGTSTGSNNFSNGEIIESYSPVDGKLIGKVKTTTKEDYEKVMDAATKAFKIWRDKPAPQRGEIVRLFGNKLREKKEALGKLVSYEMGKSYQEGLGEVQEMIDICDFAVGLSRQLNGQTIPSERPGHVMREQWHPIGVVGIISAFNFPVAVWAWNTALAWICGNVCVWKGSEKVPLCAVACQNIIAEILKDNNLPEGISCIINGDYKVGEMMTADTRIPLVSATGSTRMGRIVGAKVAQRFGKSLLELGGNNAIIITPTADLKVVVPGAVFGAVGTCGQRCTSTRRLIIHESVYDKVRDAIVGAYQQIKIGNPLDENNHVGPLIDRDAVNTYLKAIEKAKAEGGNVLVEGGVLEGEGYESGCYVKPAIIEAENHYKIVQHETFAPILYLMKYAGDVENAIEKQNGVAQGLSSAIMTNELKEAEKFLSYAGSDCGIANVNIGTSGAEIGGAFGGEKETGGGRESGSDAWKVYMRRQTNTINYSDELPLAQGIKFDL, encoded by the coding sequence ATGACAGATTTCGGAATTGCAAAAGCCTTACAAGAGTTAGGGGTAAAAGATATAAATAACGGAACTTCTACAGGTTCAAACAATTTTTCTAATGGAGAAATTATAGAAAGTTATTCTCCTGTGGATGGTAAATTGATTGGAAAAGTAAAAACCACCACAAAAGAAGATTACGAAAAGGTGATGGATGCTGCTACTAAAGCATTTAAAATTTGGCGAGATAAACCAGCGCCACAAAGAGGGGAAATTGTACGTCTATTTGGTAATAAATTAAGAGAAAAGAAAGAAGCACTTGGTAAATTGGTTTCTTACGAAATGGGAAAATCGTACCAAGAAGGTTTGGGCGAAGTACAAGAAATGATAGATATCTGTGATTTTGCAGTCGGTTTATCACGTCAATTAAATGGGCAAACCATTCCTTCTGAAAGACCAGGACACGTAATGAGAGAACAATGGCACCCAATAGGTGTTGTGGGCATTATTTCTGCATTTAATTTTCCAGTGGCAGTTTGGGCCTGGAACACAGCTTTGGCATGGATTTGTGGTAATGTTTGTGTATGGAAAGGTTCCGAAAAAGTACCTTTGTGTGCTGTTGCTTGTCAGAATATTATTGCCGAAATTTTAAAAGACAATAATTTGCCAGAAGGTATTTCTTGTATTATTAATGGCGATTATAAAGTAGGAGAAATGATGACTGCTGACACAAGAATTCCGTTAGTTTCTGCCACAGGTTCTACCAGAATGGGTAGAATTGTGGGTGCAAAAGTTGCCCAACGTTTTGGAAAATCGTTATTAGAATTGGGTGGAAACAACGCCATTATTATTACACCAACTGCCGATTTAAAAGTAGTTGTTCCTGGTGCTGTTTTTGGTGCTGTTGGAACGTGTGGACAACGTTGTACATCCACAAGAAGATTAATTATTCACGAATCTGTCTATGATAAAGTAAGAGATGCCATTGTGGGTGCTTACCAACAAATTAAAATAGGGAACCCTTTAGATGAAAATAATCATGTTGGGCCATTAATTGATAGAGATGCTGTAAATACCTATTTAAAAGCGATTGAAAAAGCAAAAGCGGAAGGTGGAAACGTATTGGTTGAAGGAGGAGTTCTAGAAGGCGAAGGATATGAATCTGGTTGTTACGTAAAGCCTGCTATTATTGAAGCTGAAAATCATTATAAAATTGTACAACACGAAACTTTTGCTCCCATTTTATATTTGATGAAATATGCTGGAGATGTAGAAAATGCGATTGAAAAACAAAATGGCGTTGCACAAGGTTTATCATCCGCAATTATGACCAATGAACTAAAAGAAGCCGAAAAATTCTTGTCTTATGCAGGATCTGATTGTGGAATTGCCAATGTAAATATTGGAACTTCTGGTGCAGAAATTGGTGGTGCTTTTGGTGGCGAAAAAGAAACTGGTGGTGGACGCGAATCTGGCTCTGATGCCTGGAAAGTGTATATGAGAAGACAAACAAATACCATAAATTATTCTGATGAATTGCCTTTGGCACAAGGAATTAAGTTTGATTTGTAA